A DNA window from Alligator mississippiensis isolate rAllMis1 chromosome 11, rAllMis1, whole genome shotgun sequence contains the following coding sequences:
- the LOC106738425 gene encoding olfactory receptor 8S1-like, with protein MTMGNETAISYFVLSSVSSDPQLQPFLFVVFLLIYLLTVLGNGVIMVVIRADIRLHTPMYFFLFHLSLLDICYSSIIVPKILQNLMAEKKIISLHDCLAQMTLIILVAITELFMLSAMAYDRYAAICDPLHYVGTINKQVRIRLVGGAWLIGTIYALTNTFPVLHLHFCGPKELNHFSCEVPSLLERSCTDTSINSMIFLVSTMFVFLTSFPITLVSYICIISAILRIRSAEGRWKAFSTCSSHLTVVVLYYGSGLFRYLRPKSISSVVLDTFVSMQYGIITPMLNPLIYSLRNKDVKAALGNILGKTQST; from the coding sequence ATGACCATGGGGAATGAAACAGCTATCAGCTATTTTGTTCTGTCCAGCGTTTCCAGTGACCCACAGCTCCAGCCTTTCCTTTTTGTGGTGTTTCTACTCATATACCTACTAACTGTGCTAGGGAATGGGGTGATCATGGTGGTGATAAGAGCTGATATTCGCCTTCACACCCCAATGTATTTTTTCCTCTTCCATTTATCCCTATTGGACATTTGCTATTCTTCTATCATTGTCCCAAAGATTCTGCAAAATTTGATGGcagaaaagaaaatcatttctCTCCATGACTGCCTTGCCCAGATGACCTTAATTATTCTGGTGGCCATTACAGAActtttcatgctctcagcaatgGCCTATGATCGCTATGCTGCCATCTGTGACCCACTGCATTATGTGGGGACCATAAATAAGCAAGTACGCATAAGGCTGGTGGGTGGTGCATGGCTGATTGGCACAATATATGCACTGACCAACACTTTTCCTGTGTTACATTTACATTTCTGTGGCCCCAAGGAACTGAACCACTTCAGTTGTGAGGTCCCATCTCTACTAGAAAGGTCCTGCACAGACACCTCCATTAATAGCATGATATTTCTCGTTTCAACTATGTTTGTGTTTCTCACGTCATTCCCCATCACCCTGGTCTCTTACATCTGCATCATCTCTGCCATCCTCAGGATACGCTCTGCTGAGGGTAGGTGGAAAGCCTTCtctacctgcagctcccacctcacTGTGGTTGTTCTGTATTATGGGTCTGGTTTGTTTCGATATCTGAGACCCAAATCAATCTCTTCAGTGGTTCTTGACACATTTGTCTCCATGCAGTATGGTATCATAACTCCCATGTTAAATCctctcatctacagcctgagaaacaaggatgTAAAGGCAGCTCTGGGGAATATACTGGGGAAAACACAAAGCACATGA